From a region of the Triticum aestivum cultivar Chinese Spring chromosome 7D, IWGSC CS RefSeq v2.1, whole genome shotgun sequence genome:
- the LOC123164326 gene encoding citrate-binding protein-like, with amino-acid sequence MAPRALSWISVSLLIFLASWSCVAARGSRAPRTADPTDGFTAVRLSESNFALQRPFDESSGARYSFDGTVRKLWVFSSDEPHARQSHTKPRTEIRMAGYDYSSGVWQFEGYGYVPSGTTGVCIMQVFGAGEAASTLMLHVYDGALRYYNRQLVEDAIYDRWFRLNVVHDIDASTLTVFIDGEQKLHVDGRGGHSHYFKFGVYGQRQESSRMESHWKDVKILKKD; translated from the exons ATGGCTCCTCGCGCTCTCTCTTGGATCAGTGTTTCTCTGCTTATCTTCTTGGCGTCGTGGTCATGCGTTGCGGCCAGGGGCTCACGGGCACCCAGAACCGCCGACCCGACCGATGGGTTCACTGCGGTGAGGCTCAGCGAGAGCAACTTCGCGCTGCAGCGCCCGTTCGACGAGTCTAGCGGCGCACGATACAGCTTTGATGGCACCGTGCGGAAGCTGTGGGTGTTCTCTTCCGACGAGCCACATGCCCGCCAGAGCCATACCAAACCAAGAACTGAGATCAGGATGGCA GGCTACGACTACAGCTCCGGCGTGTGGCAGTTCGAGGGCTACGGGTATGTCCCTTCCGGCACCACGGGAGTGTGTATCATGCAAGTGTTTGGCGCCGGCGAGGCGGCCAGCACGCTAATGCTGCACGTCTACGATGGCGCACTGCGGTACTACAACCGGCAGCTCGTCGAGGACGCCATCTATGACAGATGGTTCCGACTGAACGTGGTCCACGACATCGACGCATCGACCCTCACCGTGTTCATCGACGGCGAACAGAAGCTGCATGTCGACGGCCGCGGCGGCCACTCGCACTACTTCAAGTTTGGCGTGTATGGGCAGCGCCAGGAGTCCAGCCGCATGGAGTCGCACTGGAAGGACGTCAAGATCCTCAAGAAAGATTAG